A genomic region of Antennarius striatus isolate MH-2024 chromosome 2, ASM4005453v1, whole genome shotgun sequence contains the following coding sequences:
- the fam43b gene encoding protein FAM43B has translation MLPWRRNKFVLVEDEGKSKPKSLGTGLTYQSILSSLLRSCPDLLPDCPFDWVGSIFHSKRQKVELNKEEPVYNVRYLGSVVTITAKGDGCTQEAVAKIWTRSNYGEHSVKMRLTVGSQGIRLSADKSGKKKPIHLYSLNRITYCNADPYRPKILAWIYRHQVKNMAVVLRCHAVLVSKSEKAQAIAHSLDQNATSAFSEFKRLKRQSDFRHCQQQLLGEEAVPLMPLRRLLNGQCHYRPPTDNPGTATRLCSITEEEEEDDNDTKHENQEAEARREKQKVLTTNTDPTQLLLELDIGDIARLEQCRINFISDGNNNTFSFLTSLV, from the coding sequence ATGCTCCCTTGGAGGAGGAATAAGTTTGTTCTGGTGGAGGATGAGGGCAAAAGTAAACCCAAGAGCCTGGGGACGGGGCTGACCTACCagtccatcctctcctccttgCTGCGCTCCTGTCCTGACCTGCTTCCTGACTGCCCCTTTGACTGGGTGGGGAGCATCTTCCACAGCAAACGTCAGAAGGTGGAGCTGAACAAAGAGGAGCCTGTTTACAACGTGCGTTACCTGGGGAGCGTGGTCACCATCACAGCCAAAGGAGACGGGTGTACCCAGGAGGCAGTGGCCAAGATCTGGACGAGGAGCAACTATGGGGAGCACAGCGTCAAGATGAGGTTAACTGTTGGGTCGCAAGGCATCCGGTTGAGCGCGGATAAATCTGGGAAAAAGAAACCCATCCATCTTTACTCTTTGAACAGGATCACCTACTGCAACGCTGATCCGTACCGGCCCAAGATCCTGGCTTGGATCTACAGGCATCAGGTCAAGAACATGGCCGTGGTGCTGCGGTGTCACGCCGTCCTGGTGAGTAAATCGGAGAAGGCCCAGGCGATCGCTCACAGCCTGGACCAGAATGCCACGTCCGCCTTCAGCGAGTTCAAGCGCCTGAAGCGTCAGAGCGACTTCCGGCACTGCCAGCAGCAGTTGCTGGGTGAGGAAGCTGTGCCCCTGATGCCCCTGAGAAGGCTGCTGAACGGGCAGTGCCACTACCGACCACCCACCGACAACCCCGGGACCGCCACACGCCTCTGCTCCAttactgaggaagaggaggaggacgacaaTGATACTAAGCACGAGAATCAGGAGGCGGAAGCTCGGCGTGAGAAGCAGAAAGTTCTGACCACAAACACTGACCCGACTCAGTTGCTGTTGGAGCTGGACATCGGAGACATTGCCAGGCTGGAGCAGTGCCGAATCAACTTCATCAGCGACGGAAACAACAACACCTTTTCTTTCCTGACGTCTCTAGTGTGA